The genomic segment TTGACGTGCAATTCGCCCCCGCTCCGGGGGGCTTGGTCTTCGCTACTTCTTTTTCTTCTTCCCCGGCGCCGGCTTGTCCTCGGGCTTTTCGGTCTTCGGCTTGTCTTTGGCGATCGTCGGCCGTGCCCGAGCAGGCGGGACGATGCCGCCCGGTGGCGGGGCAATTACGTAGCCCAGGTCCTTGAGTGGGGCGAGCAACTTTTCGGCTTCGGCCACCGCATCCGCGCTGTCCACGCGGGCGAGCGCGATGACCGAGTACCAGTAGCGCTCCCGGTCACGCGGGGAGAGCGTGTCGGGGTCGGCGCCCAACTCGCGGCCGAGTTCGGGATCGAACCGGAGGGCCTTGAGCAGATTGGCGACCTCGCGCCACGTCAGGCCGGCAGAAAGTTTCGCGCCGTCCGGCTTGGTCACCGAACGGCCGATGGCGATGTGCAGCAGCCCGCGAAAGCGCCCGGCGACCAGGCCGTTCGTGCGGGCCGCCTCGAGGAGATCCCGGATGCCCTCCATCCTGTGACTCCGTCCGCTTCCCGCGATCCCGTCCCGACTCGGTTCCGGTGTCAGTATCCGGGCCGCCCCCGGTACGACAGCCGGTGGCACAGTCATATATACTTCGCCCATTTTACCAGACCACCGAGTTTATACCCAAAGGTGCCAGCCTACGGCATCTTTTCGTCTCGGCGCCGGGGAAGCATCAATCTCGGTTGAATCAAACGGGTGGGAATTCGGTTTGGGGTGCCTCATAACCCGCCCGGGACAGGCGGTTCGCGGGTCAGTGCCGATTTCAACAGTCGGGCCGCGTGTTCCGGGTCGTCGGCGGCACAGATCGCGGAGCTGACGGCGATGCGGCGGGCGCCCGCCGCCACGACCTGCCCCACGTTCGCCGACCCGATCCCGCCCAGGGCGAACGCCGGCAGGGAGCATTCCGCACTCGCGGCGCGGACGAAATCCAGGCCGGGGAAGTGGTCGAAGGCTTTCGTTTGAGACGGGAACGTTGGACCGATGCCGACGTAATCGGCACCGTCGAGGACCGCGGCCCTGAGGTGTTCGACCGAATGCGTACTCACACCGATGAGGACACCGGGGCCGACGATCCGACGGGCGTCCTTCACGCTCATGTCGTCTTGCCCCAAATGCACGCCGTCGGCTTCGCACAGGCGGGCCATGTCCGGGCGGTCGTTGATTACGAACAGCGCACCCGCCTCTCGTGTCCAGCGGCGGACGTCTCGGGCACAGTCAAGTAGTTCGCGGTCCGGCATGGTCTTTTCACGGAGCTGAAACACATCGACCCCGCCACGGGCGGCTTCACGGATCGTCCAGTCGAGGGAGGCAACGCAGTGCGCCCGGGTGAGCAGCACATAGAGTTGCGCTGTCGCCAGCCGCTCGCGACTCGCGGAACCGAACACCACGGCCCGTTCGAGCGTGTACACACGGTACCGGAGCGCTTCCAACTCGCGGCCGAGTTCCGGACCGAACACTTTCCCGAATTCTTCGAGGCTGCGGAGGGATTCCTGGAGCCGCTTCAGGTTCACGACAGCCACATGTGCTGGCGAGACACGTTGATACTCACCGGCCGCGGTTGCGGTCGTGCCCACGTCACGCAAGGTTTCGCGGGCGGCGAGGAGCACATGTGCAGGCAATTTGCGTGCCGCGGCGGCGAGTCCGTGACGAAGTTCTTTCACCTGCTCGGTCAGGAACCGGTCGTCCAGTGCGAACCGGCAGTAGTCCTCCAGCACGCGAGCCGCCTCGCGGGCGCGATTAAAGCTTGCGTCCAGCACGCGAGCTGCGTCAATTTCGGCTGTGGGGTCGGGCAAGTGGAATATCGCATCCACCCCCGGATTAGGGGCGTGCGTCTCGGAGCGGGGTGAAGCGAGGAAAGGATCGTCAGATTTCCCTTCCGCTTCAGTGAGGACGGGTGCCAGGGTGGGGGGGAGAGAGGAATCTCGATCAGGCCGTTTCGTCAAAATGCGTTCAAGACGTTCCACCGAACAGCCGAACGCGGCGGCCGCGGTGCGGAACCCCGGGTCCGCGGCCAGGACCGCGAGAAGGAAGGCGTCCGTCAGGAATTCGGGGTCGTGCCGGTGCGCGATTGACCAGTCACGGGCCGCGGTAAAGAGCGCCGTAACTGGCGGTGCGGGAGGACTTTCCAGCACGGCGAGCTGGTCGCGCACGTCGGTGAGTGAGAGCCCGATGTGTTCGAGGAGAACCGCGGGCCGGCCTTCCTCTTCGTCAAGCAGTGCGAGTACGAAGTGGGCCAACCGGAGCGGCGCCGAGCCGAGCCGATCGGCCCAAACGCGTGCGCCCTCGACCGCGCGTTCCACTCCCGGACTCGTCTGATGCATCGGCTGAACCTCGTTCTGATGTTTCCATTGTACCATCCCAGCCGTTACAGGCGGAGCGACCCGCACGGTCACCGGTGCGATCTGCGGGTTCGTGTGATGTCTCGTTTCGGCTCGGTTGGGCCGGTGACGATGGAAAGGGGGACGAAAGGATTCGTCACCGTTGTGGTAGTCAGGGGACGGCTCATGCGCTTGCCAGCCCGAACACCCGTTTACGCCGTCCGGCTCGTGGCTGGCCTCGTGCCGCTATCGGCCGTGTTGGTCGCAACCGTTAACGGGCAACCGGTGCCCGTTAATCCGACCGTACCGGCACCGGTCCCGTCGGTTCACGGTCAC from the Frigoriglobus tundricola genome contains:
- a CDS encoding thiamine phosphate synthase, with the translated sequence MHQTSPGVERAVEGARVWADRLGSAPLRLAHFVLALLDEEEGRPAVLLEHIGLSLTDVRDQLAVLESPPAPPVTALFTAARDWSIAHRHDPEFLTDAFLLAVLAADPGFRTAAAAFGCSVERLERILTKRPDRDSSLPPTLAPVLTEAEGKSDDPFLASPRSETHAPNPGVDAIFHLPDPTAEIDAARVLDASFNRAREAARVLEDYCRFALDDRFLTEQVKELRHGLAAAARKLPAHVLLAARETLRDVGTTATAAGEYQRVSPAHVAVVNLKRLQESLRSLEEFGKVFGPELGRELEALRYRVYTLERAVVFGSASRERLATAQLYVLLTRAHCVASLDWTIREAARGGVDVFQLREKTMPDRELLDCARDVRRWTREAGALFVINDRPDMARLCEADGVHLGQDDMSVKDARRIVGPGVLIGVSTHSVEHLRAAVLDGADYVGIGPTFPSQTKAFDHFPGLDFVRAASAECSLPAFALGGIGSANVGQVVAAGARRIAVSSAICAADDPEHAARLLKSALTREPPVPGGL